A region of the Mytilus edulis chromosome 11, xbMytEdul2.2, whole genome shotgun sequence genome:
gGGAAAGGTAACTGAGAAGCACCCGTTATAGAATAAATGTAATGAACTATGTTGATTGACATCGTGCACAGATAGTCtaaaaataaaactgagaatggaaatggggaatgtgtcaaagagacaacaactcgaccatagaacagacaacagcagaaggtcttcaatgcagcgagaaattcccgcacccagagacGTCCTTCCGCTGGCCTCTAAACagtatatatactagttcagtgataataaacgccatacttacaaaaatacaagactaacaaaggccagaggctcctgtcttgggacaggcgcaaaaatgcggccgagttaaacatgtttatgagatctcaaccctctccctgtacctctagccaatgtagaaaattaaACACATATCAATAGGCACATTAAAATTCTGTTAACACATGGTATGGGTAAAAtatctttgttcttactgtgctataatctggataatgcacagcaaaggtgtgcattaactacctcagatatactgcacagttcaaatctatttttacctttaggggcggttcctagattttaaaaggggcgttattctatcaaattaaaaaaaaatatatcaccgagcgtagcgagactaaaaacaatattgacgattttaaagCAAAACACGATAATTTGTCCAATCCTAGGGTGAACGACATGTTCGTCCCCACCCCCGAATCcgccatctgccttgaaattacgacaacactgaactttgtacaaacatcgtagtttcagaataggaaaaaagaaaggtttctcattcctttttttgatcttagcttgaacataaaatgtttcagtattatattttgcgtacaacataaatcttaaatcagtgttttaaagtcagaaagaaagttaaaacaatttttggtaacttccgccaaaaaaaaaaatgtaactaaGAATAcccgaataaaagaaatctgatttggactAGTTTTCAAttcaatggaatttataacgacttCTTGAATATCTATTCCCCATATTTTTGAATCGAATTTAAAGGGGgtcatatttaagtttgttttaaaacagggAGATTAGCTagagatcaatcagacttcatttagatggacgtgtctgtagatacaaagaaatttgggggagggggagtaaaagattggaaagagaaacgtattttctgtttattcaatatttaaaattttaaatataacatctAATTCTTCCTCGGTTTATCTTTCTCTATTAAGCATATCATTGgtggaaagaaattcaaaagcaattaaaaactatatctattttgatattaaaatattaaaaatcagtctaaaatgtaaGTTCCTatagctttatgatgtatagatatgaattttaagcaaaggtcataatctagaacgtcaaatttacctctgaccttgacctcaatttcaaggtcacaaactgaggatctcaaatcaaaagaccctaggtctctaatatgtatggtaaataagttatatcactttacgcataattttagatatggtaggggctaaaactcctgtttattgactacgcaccctttcaaccaaaattattaagtaacgacatgtcgcaactaacaatttagtaaaaataatttgttgatatcttataaggttaatgaaaattagtgaaaataagccaaaatcaaaaatttagaatatgaccttgacctttgaccttgacctaattttcatttttttggaccatggatctcaaatcaaaagacccttggtctctaatatgtatggttaataagttatatcactttacgcataattttagatgtgataggggctaaaactcccatttattgtctacgcaccctttcaaccaaaattattatgttacgacatgtcgcaactaacaatttagtaaaaataatttgtctatatcttataaggttaatgaaaatgagtgaaaaaaagccaaaatcaaaatttagaatatgacctcgacctttgaccttgacctaattttcatttttttggaccaaggatctcaaatcaaaagaccctaggtctctatcacttatggttttccagtttaaaatacatttcaaaatttcaaatacaaaaggggaactaactctcatatggaatctctatacggcttcggtcaaaataaaacagaacatcctgaggatataacgaacaatttggtaaaataaatttgtcataatcttttacggttgcgaaggagaagtggccacaagaaaaacagtgtttggggagataactcttatatgggaaagtatttagttaagcagagttggtttcaaaaagCGTATTacctgttcgatatcatattccaaatatcaaagtgacatcttgcgaaacaaaaaaacagcgaaggaaaaaaattaggcggaagaaaaaaaaaataataataatcagaagaaatccaataggtctttccacggaaaagtggaaagacctaattaatctaaactcaataaccctttcagttataattttttttcatacaacgatttgaaagtactcaatttgtcaaagtcttaatcgtcatttatttaaaaaaaaatgggaatagatttaatagaaacatttaaaaagaatttaccattaaattgcaattttacaataagtctaaacctaaaaaaaagttatcaattgaAAAGTTACCAATgaaagtcgtatttccccctttctttaccctacaataaactttcttaggatccgtggattgcggaatatcGTCCACATccaaaacgttcacgtaaattaatgacgtcatgtgttaaaacagttattggccaatcaaatcggtatatatagaatttaatctgcacgcgctcaggatgaccctttaacccgaactcctacgtcgttcgggttaataaaagtcacctgagctgtgcagattaaattctatataccgacttgcttggtcaataactataacttcaAGAGAAGTCTGAAGATATCCGTACCCAGAGTAGATTTTGTGGTGTAAACACGGCGATAGTTGTCGATTTTGTGGTGTAAACGAGGCGATAGTTGTAGATTTTGTAGTGTAAACACGGCGATAGTTGTCGATTTTGTGGTGTAAACACGGCGATAGTAGATTTAGTGGTGTAAACACGGCGATAGTTGTCTATTCCtatcgataatttaaaaaaagttggcGTGACGCGAGTATCCATTTTGAAATCAGGCTGATGATAAGCAGATAATTGGCGTGATAAAATTTTCCAGTATAAGACGAATattctgatttttaattttacgGAAGCCGGTTAGTGTTATGGTGGGGCTTTTTAAGTCGTTAAAATTAAAACGTtaaaacgacttagctaacttgttataaTGACTTAGCTTAACTTACTCGTTATATCACCTTTCAAATGTTTTTAACGTgttataatgccttagcttatcTAACTCGTTAAACAACTCAACTACATGTAACTTGTTAAAACGACTTAACTAATTCGCtcaaacaacttagctaactcgttTATTCTTTTCCCATCCAGAGGTAActgaaaagataaaaaacaaaaaaacaaaaaaaaaaacaggaaaatcGAGAAATATGAATAATATACGTATTTCTTAATGCGAATTTCTTATGCATGTTTTTCATACTAAGGTCATTATCATAAAAGTTGTtctgatgttgtactgttacaccctTGTCCCGATAAGATGGTGGGTTTGTCGCTTGTAAGACTGTTTAACCCAATTACATTATGTGTATGCCAGGatcctgcaattcagtggttgtcgtttgttactgtATTTCAAAGCTGtgtctcgtttttttatatattggaCATAAAAATGCAACTTCTATGacatttggtctttggtggagctcgagttgtctcatttgcaaacataccacatcttctttatcaTTTTTGATATTTGCTTATAAACAGTATCGCAACTCAATTCATCCACAACCCTTCTTCGTATAATGTATATCAGTAGaataacaaaagaaacaaaaaagaacatGCAATAACGGTACACAGGAGCAGGCATTCACTCCTTTGATCACGatgcattttattgtttttttgagCTCAGcaggcccgaagggccaagtgagcatttctcatcacttggcgtccgtcgtccgtcgtcgttaacttttacaaaaatcttctcctctgaaactacttgaccaaattttaccaaattgagccacaatcatcattggggtatctagtttaaaaaatgtgtccagttaCCTgaccaactaaccaagatggccatcatggctaaaaatagaacatagggggtaataTCTAGATTTTGGCTTGTTACACTGAaatgaaagcatttagagcaaatctgacttggtaaaattgtttatcaagtcaagatctatttgccttgaaattttcagatgaatcgaacaacatgtcattgggttgctacccctgaattggtaattttaaggaaattttaacgtttttggttattaacttgaatattattatagataaagataaactgtaaacagcaatgatattcagcaaagtaagatctacaaataagtcaccatgaccaaaatgatcagtagacccctgaaggagttgttgccctacatagacaattttgaacaattttccgtaattttttgtaatctttagcaaaaatcttctcctctgaaacttttgagacaaattaaaccaaactttccAACAATCAAGATTaaggtatttagtttaaaaaaatatgtctgaagACCCCGCCCACGAATGAAGATGAccgacatggcttaaaatagtacatagggaaaaatacagtttttggctcatatctctgaaaccaaagcatttagagcaaatctgatagggATAAATTTGttaattaggtcaagatctatctgccctgaaattttgagaccaatcaggcaacacgttgttgggttgctactccaaaattaaattttgaagattttggttattatcgtcaatattattatagatagagataaactgtaaacagcaataatgtacaacaaagtaagacctacaaataagtcaacatgaccaaattggTCAATTATTGACCCCTtatggagttattgccttttatagtcttcagtttttaacaattttcataggttttgtaaattttggtaaattgttttcaaaatattttgctcTGTAACTAcatactgggccaagttcattatatcTGGAAAGAAGGATCTACAAatacattaccatcaccaaaacacaattttgttatgattccatgtgtcctttgtttaatatgcacatagaccaaggtgagcgacacaggctctttagagtctctagttttgtatctttctctttttttcttctttttttgcatttggaacaataaaggcaacagtagtataccgctgttcaacaaACAAGACGAATAATTAAATGCAAATGTGATCCTTTATTAAAGATAAAAGCTAAATAATGGAAATAGCTGCCGTTGGCAAACTTTGCCAACATAATATGATAATTGAAGACCTGATtacaaattaattgatttttaaaCGATACAAGCAATCGGTCACGATAGAGTCCATATAGATTGGACCACTCATTAAGAGACAGTTCACTTTTATGAAATAatgacatttaaatcttgaatatcatacaaaatgatgtaaaatttcatatttgcCATTTTAACCATATTGATAACCAAGTCAGAGTAACTGTACTAAGCCTTCTTGCTTAGTGGCAACTAAGGCAGCCTTAAACGTGTCATAACATATTGCCCGTTTCCTTACCAGGGTTAGTAACCAACGATTGGCCTCACGTTTGTTTTGTTTAACTAAATGATGTAAATCATCAAAGTCTTGTATTGTAATTTGACCATTTTGGTAAAGATGATCACAAAGGTCAGGAAtttcaaggtcatgtacaaatcGAACAAAATATCTCTGAATTGTGGTACTTAATTTTGATGTTTCTGATGACGAGttgttttgtgtgtttttaaATATCAGATTTCCGTCTAGTGTTTGTGTGTCCTGATTTTCAAATGTTAGTTGAAGTTTTGACTTTTCACTTTGGTTTCTGATTTTAAAATTTAGCTTTAAGTTCTCGGATCTTAACTCATCGTTTTCAGTTTGTAATTTTTCTATTATTGTTTTGAGTTCTGTATTTTGTCTAGTCAATCTTTTGCTAAATTCCACACCTTGTTTATCTGCGCATGCGTTTCTAATTGGAGATTGTTTTATTGTATCTTCTGTGTCGTTTATTGCTGGAAAATTGCAACTGCTTGTTAAATTGTCATCTGTTGTCAAAATGGATTCCTGACTTATATTGTAATTATCTGGATTTCTATTAATATTGTTATGTTCATGTCCCGGATTTTCTTTGACACGTGTTTCTCCATTAATTAGATTGCAATGCAAATCGTTAAACAATCCTAGAACTTTAGGTTGGGTTTGTTCATCAACAACGAGGTTTACACCATTTTCAGAGTGATCATTCAAAGATTTTATATCACAATCATCTATAACTTTGGTTTTAGTTTCACAGTCACCATTTTCTGAAGAGGTTTCattacttttgaaaatttgaagtCCTGTGTTGGAATCAAACAACGAGGTTTGATTTATATTTAGAGTTTTATTTAACGATATTGGTGACGATATCGATGCAGTGTCTATTGGCGAAGTTATCACTGCAGGGTCTCTTGGTGAAATTGTCGCTGGAGAAGCATAGTCGTAAGCTGGATAACGTGATACATTCAGCAACTTTACCCTAACACGGAACAGTTCAAAAACGCACATAACACCGTTCGCTGTTTCGTGATTCGGAATATCAAAGTTTCCACTTTCACCAGATTCAGATGAAAAACTGAAAGATCCCGAATCAGacagatttatttgtatattaccTTGACTTTTACTTTTTTCAAGGGAAAAAATCGGTTTCAATATATTATTCCGTTTCTCACCAGTAACTTTCAACAAACTAGAGAAATTGTCTTTGAACGACTTCGACTTTTCTTCATAAAAGCCGATTTTTATGTAGTATCTACTGGGTAGGGAACAAGTTTTTATCTTATTCGGATCTGTTACGGGATTTACACGCACCGTAATGGCCTCTCCGCTATATAGAGGGCGGTCTATATAACCTAGTGCTGCTGGGTTTTCATCTATCAACGAAGCCTTTTTATCCTTCTCTGTCAGTTTGATATTTTCGCCGCTGTATTGTAGAAACTTTGCATTGGAAGACACTgcaatggagaaaaaaaaaccataattgATTCATGACTACTTGACGTCCAGCAGGAAATAttaatattacatgcatatatacAATGTAGGTTTGATTAATACCGGCGttacacatcagcgtatagctttGACGTACGCCGGGCGTGGTACAAAGGAGATACGGAGCTgtcaatacgctagtaattttgaatgcattcaacctgtcaatcatatcagTATCGTGTGGATAACGGACAACGAGCTTTAAGTATGTATttggcgtgcaactaacgtatatGTATACCGACTAAAGTCAATTTACTGTGtacgccggtctatacgccaatgtgtgacgccggcataatACGTGAATGTGATATGACGTGTGATACTAGTACCCTGATTTTAATTAGACTGATACGCGGTGTGAGAATATAAAAGGGTCTCTAGGGGGGGGTCTTCAATTTCCGAAGTCTTTATTTAACTTTTAGAAAAATAACCAATTCTCTTTTCTTTTAAGTTTTGTCCATTCTTAACTTCTTTTTCTCTATAATTTATTGTTAAGTATATTTTACTGTAGATTTTGGCCCTTATTTTCTATTCTGAAACCCTACTATAAAGTATTAGTAAATATTCAACATCATATGCATAATGCTTGGCAAATAAGCAGACAATActtgtttcaaaattttaagttTGATATAACATTTGCGAAGATCACGGTTCTACGAGACAACCTATACCACTTAGGTAGCTCTAACAGAAATACAATCTAATCTGAGTTCTCACGAGACAACCTATACCACTTAGGTAGTTCTAACAGAAATACAATCTAATCTGAGTTCTCACGACACCACCTATACCACTTAGGTAGTTCTAACAGAAATACAATCTAATCTGAGTTCTCACGAGACCACCTATACCACTTAGGTAGTTCTAACAGAAATACAATCTAATCTGAGTTCTCACGAGACCACCTATACCACTTAGGTAGTTCTAACAGAAATACAATCTA
Encoded here:
- the LOC139495845 gene encoding uncharacterized protein, with the translated sequence MSLHFSNHCGENIVIQNGEAEWKTVYSGGLCFSERPLGRDPLQIIISGSSHITLGFLEKNPDGINIRDVLQQMKITNDIRVHKSTFNISMKTSKNGREVVLDNDGNPKERFPIENGSAWLAVYIQFGSATVYLMSSNAKFLQYSGENIKLTEKDKKASLIDENPAALGYIDRPLYSGEAITVRVNPVTDPNKIKTCSLPSRYYIKIGFYEEKSKSFKDNFSSLLKVTGEKRNNILKPIFSLEKSKSQGNIQINLSDSGSFSFSSESGESGNFDIPNHETANGVMCVFELFRVRVKLLNVSRYPAYDYASPATISPRDPAVITSPIDTASISSPISLNKTLNINQTSLFDSNTGLQIFKSNETSSENGDCETKTKVIDDCDIKSLNDHSENGVNLVVDEQTQPKVLGLFNDLHCNLINGETRVKENPGHEHNNINRNPDNYNISQESILTTDDNLTSSCNFPAINDTEDTIKQSPIRNACADKQGVEFSKRLTRQNTELKTIIEKLQTENDELRSENLKLNFKIRNQSEKSKLQLTFENQDTQTLDGNLIFKNTQNNSSSETSKLSTTIQRYFVRFVHDLEIPDLCDHLYQNGQITIQDFDDLHHLVKQNKREANRWLLTLVRKRAICYDTFKAALVATKQEGLVQLL